The sequence below is a genomic window from Candidatus Zixiibacteriota bacterium.
ATGGAGACCAGCTCATGCTCGTAATAAAATTTCATCCTGGGCTCTTTCAATGCCCTCTCCATCAGGATTTTTTCCGCATTGTGACATTGCAGGCGTTCCACAAAGGTGATGCTCTTTACAAACCGCAGAAGATAGAGTCCTTCCTGAACCCCGGAATTTCCGCATCCCACTATCACTATATCCTTATCTTTGAAAAATGGACCATCGCAAGTAGCACAGTAAGATACACCCCTGCCTTTGAATTTCTCCTCTCCAGGGATACCGAGTTTGCGGGGCTCGTTTCCAGTGGCTAAAATTATAGCGTGTGCACGATACTCTCCCTGAGAGGTTTTAATAATCTTAGGCTCTGTTTTGAGGTCCACATCTACCACTTCCTCCAGAACTATCCTGGTGCCGAATTTCCTGGCGTGATCCTCGAATTTTTTTGCCAGCTCCAGGCCGGTTATCCCCTCCGGGAAGCCAGGGTAGTTTTCCACCCAATCGGTGATCATGATCTGTCCTCCGGGCAGGTTTTTTTCTATCAAAAGGGTATCCAGCCGGGCTCTTCCGGCGTAAAGTGCTGCAGATAGTCCCGCGGGACCGCCACCCAGGATTATCAGATCATAAACTTTACCTTTTTCCTCCGGGGGTTTACTTTCCATAGAAGTTTTGAAGAATAATTCCGGCATTTTATCCTCTGAGTTTAAAAATGAAC
It includes:
- a CDS encoding FAD-dependent oxidoreductase; amino-acid sequence: MPELFFKTSMESKPPEEKGKVYDLIILGGGPAGLSAALYAGRARLDTLLIEKNLPGGQIMITDWVENYPGFPEGITGLELAKKFEDHARKFGTRIVLEEVVDVDLKTEPKIIKTSQGEYRAHAIILATGNEPRKLGIPGEEKFKGRGVSYCATCDGPFFKDKDIVIVGCGNSGVQEGLYLLRFVKSITFVERLQCHNAEKILMERALKEPRMKFYYEHELVS